The Nitrospirota bacterium genome contains a region encoding:
- a CDS encoding DUF3124 domain-containing protein, whose translation MKRHCLYALILFIALAATAEQALSQVQLRKGQTVYVPAYSHVYITDRAYPFNLAVTLVIRNTDPRNAITVTAVEYYDDHGKLVRRFINKPRTLGPMASTSFFIKESDTSGGIGANFIVRWNAEREVNAPIIESVMIGGRSGQGISFTSPGQEIRD comes from the coding sequence ATGAAACGTCACTGCTTATACGCCCTTATTCTTTTCATTGCCCTCGCGGCAACGGCGGAACAGGCCCTGTCACAAGTGCAGTTGAGAAAGGGGCAGACCGTCTATGTGCCCGCCTATTCTCACGTGTATATCACCGACAGGGCGTACCCGTTCAATCTCGCCGTTACCCTGGTCATCCGCAATACGGACCCCCGGAATGCGATCACCGTCACCGCGGTCGAGTACTATGACGACCACGGCAAACTGGTAAGGCGCTTCATAAACAAGCCCCGGACGCTCGGCCCGATGGCATCCACCTCGTTTTTCATAAAGGAAAGCGACACGTCCGGGGGGATAGGAGCCAATTTCATCGTGAGGTGGAACGCCGAGCGGGAGGTGAATGCGCCTATTATCGAATCGGTGATGATCGGGGGCCGGTCGGGCCAGGGCATATCGTTCACGAGCCCCGGACAGGAAATCAGAGACTGA
- a CDS encoding S-layer homology domain-containing protein, giving the protein MKKYLIIGVLAMVLLVAASVGYAYELGTRDMVTGAGAATVPKPARTYTKQITAPGVLNQSNTEYVLMNDVVANGTAFTIQGSNITLNLNGKKVTYGNANGTPAYGVHIDGYSRSNVAILNGTIQQGAGSCTGQSGVGKNCNPIYAYDSWNVELAGLDITYRAPDTTAIFLHWGKAPHVHHNTINDLGSTVTNRHQGIDSIRAALANAHIHHNLIKRTRHVGIRVAGSSQVYNNEVTVDSNATNSSGIGQSMGTKGGAIHHNKIFGRGVHPIGIWPGDDVKVYSNYVEVQNTRWGSEYGDTGSAGLRMTWGNNNVEVMYNTFIVKASNNYNGTGVKSWGRGLFVGLPNPAQKAEFHDNLIIATNNDGAGKAAGIAVVCLNESPNLIFRNNTVISNWANVLLSDSYGWANGYPKFVDNTFVKQDNHASYRTIKSQYSSFPSTGDFIGNKFEGGASMSSIALEFSGTGKKEVKATWRLEVAVKNASGAPLGGATVVVKDKNGTVVYNGITGSTGSIRTDIHQYTHTNVSSGAVVKREIKLDRSPHTIIVTKDGLSATKTATISGNQTVQVALGAASTPPPPPPPPPPPTAPPTTNPPPTTTPPPTGGVTFTDVNYTHWTSAFITAVAEKGIATGCAPSLFCPYDNITRAQMAVQIVRAKFGENFTYTQTPHFSDVPATSFFFKYIQKLKDAGITESYGTFRPNDPLTRDSMAAFIVAAKYGQNFAYPQTPYFSDVPATSYFFKYVQKLKADDITGASGAFSPRGTIARSEIAVFMGRAFLGMQ; this is encoded by the coding sequence ATGAAGAAGTATCTGATCATCGGGGTTCTTGCGATGGTCCTGCTCGTGGCGGCATCGGTAGGGTATGCGTACGAGCTGGGCACCAGGGACATGGTCACAGGGGCAGGGGCAGCCACTGTTCCCAAACCCGCACGCACCTACACCAAACAGATCACCGCACCGGGCGTACTGAACCAGTCCAACACCGAATACGTGTTGATGAACGATGTCGTGGCTAACGGCACCGCCTTCACCATTCAGGGCTCCAACATCACCCTGAACCTCAACGGCAAGAAGGTCACCTACGGCAACGCCAACGGCACCCCCGCCTACGGCGTCCACATCGACGGCTACAGCCGGAGCAATGTCGCCATCCTCAACGGCACTATCCAGCAGGGCGCAGGCTCCTGCACAGGGCAGTCGGGCGTGGGCAAGAACTGCAACCCCATTTATGCCTACGACAGCTGGAATGTGGAGCTCGCCGGGCTCGATATCACCTACCGTGCGCCCGACACCACGGCCATCTTCCTGCACTGGGGCAAGGCCCCCCATGTGCACCACAATACGATCAATGACCTGGGCTCCACCGTCACCAACCGGCACCAGGGCATCGATTCGATCAGGGCGGCTCTGGCCAATGCCCATATCCACCATAACCTGATCAAGCGGACACGGCACGTCGGCATCCGGGTGGCCGGGTCCTCCCAGGTGTACAATAACGAGGTCACGGTCGACAGCAATGCCACCAACTCCTCGGGTATCGGGCAGTCCATGGGCACCAAGGGAGGGGCCATCCACCACAACAAGATCTTCGGCCGGGGAGTGCATCCGATCGGCATCTGGCCGGGCGATGACGTGAAGGTCTACTCCAACTACGTGGAGGTACAGAACACGAGGTGGGGCAGCGAGTACGGGGACACGGGCTCTGCGGGGCTCAGGATGACGTGGGGCAATAACAATGTGGAGGTGATGTACAACACCTTCATCGTGAAGGCCTCGAACAACTATAACGGCACGGGAGTGAAGAGCTGGGGCAGGGGACTGTTTGTGGGGCTTCCCAATCCTGCCCAGAAGGCGGAGTTTCATGACAACCTGATCATCGCCACCAATAACGACGGAGCAGGGAAGGCGGCCGGCATTGCGGTGGTCTGCCTGAACGAATCGCCGAACCTGATATTCAGGAACAACACGGTGATAAGCAACTGGGCCAACGTGCTGCTTTCGGACAGCTACGGGTGGGCCAACGGCTATCCGAAGTTCGTGGACAACACCTTTGTGAAGCAGGACAATCACGCGAGCTACCGGACCATCAAGAGCCAGTACTCCTCGTTCCCCAGCACCGGTGACTTCATCGGCAATAAATTCGAGGGTGGGGCCTCGATGAGCAGCATCGCCCTCGAGTTCTCGGGCACGGGGAAAAAGGAGGTCAAAGCGACCTGGCGTCTCGAGGTAGCGGTGAAGAACGCCTCGGGCGCCCCCCTCGGCGGCGCCACGGTAGTTGTGAAAGATAAGAACGGAACCGTAGTATACAATGGGATTACCGGCAGCACCGGCTCCATCCGGACCGATATCCATCAGTACACCCACACGAATGTTTCGAGTGGCGCCGTGGTGAAGAGGGAGATAAAACTCGACAGGTCACCGCATACGATCATCGTGACCAAGGATGGCCTCAGTGCGACGAAGACCGCCACCATCAGCGGCAACCAGACCGTACAGGTCGCTCTCGGCGCAGCGTCCACTCCTCCTCCGCCTCCTCCGCCTCCTCCGCCGCCGACGGCTCCTCCTACTACGAACCCTCCTCCGACCACAACGCCTCCCCCGACAGGCGGCGTCACTTTCACCGATGTCAATTACACTCACTGGACATCCGCCTTCATTACAGCCGTTGCCGAGAAAGGGATCGCTACCGGGTGTGCGCCCAGCCTCTTCTGCCCGTACGATAATATAACGAGGGCACAGATGGCGGTGCAGATCGTCAGGGCAAAGTTCGGTGAGAACTTCACCTACACCCAGACGCCGCATTTCAGCGATGTCCCGGCAACGAGCTTCTTCTTCAAGTACATCCAGAAGCTCAAGGACGCCGGCATCACCGAGTCCTACGGGACCTTCCGACCCAACGACCCGCTGACGAGAGATTCGATGGCAGCCTTCATCGTCGCGGCGAAATACGGCCAGAACTTCGCCTATCCCCAGACGCCGTATTTCAGCGATGTCCCGGCAACGAGCTACTTCTTCAAATACGTACAGAAGTTGAAGGCCGACGACATCACCGGAGCCAGCGGCGCCTTCTCTCCCCGGGGCACTATCGCCCGGAGCGAAATAGCCGTATTCATGGGCAGGGCCTTCCTGGGAATGCAGTAG
- the porA gene encoding pyruvate ferredoxin oxidoreductase, with amino-acid sequence MGTNGKKIVAVTGNEAVAEAMRQINPDVCAAYPITPATDIMQRFTSFVSNGKVKTEMVLVESEHSAMSACIGASAAGGRVATATSAQGLALMWEELYIASGNRLPIVMSLVNRALSAPINIHGDHSDGMGARDCGWIQLWSENAQEAYDNMIQAFRIAEHGDIRMPAMVCMDGFIISHSIERMEYLDDETVRNFAGEFKTVNPLLDVEHPVSYGPLILTDYYMEYRRAHAEVMSKVKKVVLDVAKDFEKISGREYGLFETYRLEDAEVGIVVLNSAAGTTKDAIDMFRDKGVKAGLLKPRLFRPFPYEEVGEALKHLKAVCVLDRADAFGASYGPLFMEIAASLYPYKERPVMFNKVYGLGGRDYLPDQAELVLTELAETLKTGKVKTVKEYIGVRE; translated from the coding sequence ATGGGAACCAACGGAAAGAAGATAGTCGCCGTCACCGGCAATGAGGCTGTTGCCGAGGCGATGCGCCAGATCAATCCCGATGTCTGCGCCGCCTATCCCATCACGCCTGCCACCGATATCATGCAGCGCTTCACCAGCTTCGTCTCGAACGGCAAGGTCAAGACCGAGATGGTCCTCGTCGAGAGCGAGCACAGCGCCATGAGCGCCTGCATCGGCGCCTCCGCCGCGGGCGGCAGGGTCGCCACCGCCACGTCCGCCCAGGGACTGGCCCTCATGTGGGAGGAGCTGTATATCGCTTCCGGCAACCGCCTGCCTATCGTGATGTCGCTGGTCAACCGGGCGCTCTCCGCGCCGATCAATATCCACGGCGACCACTCCGACGGCATGGGCGCGCGCGATTGCGGCTGGATACAGCTCTGGTCCGAGAACGCCCAGGAAGCCTACGATAACATGATCCAGGCGTTCCGCATCGCCGAGCACGGGGACATCAGGATGCCGGCCATGGTCTGCATGGACGGCTTCATCATCAGCCACTCCATAGAGAGGATGGAGTATCTGGACGACGAGACGGTGCGGAACTTCGCCGGGGAGTTCAAGACGGTCAATCCCCTGCTCGATGTCGAGCACCCGGTGAGCTACGGCCCGTTGATCCTGACGGATTACTATATGGAATACCGGAGGGCCCATGCCGAAGTCATGTCGAAGGTCAAGAAGGTGGTCCTCGACGTGGCGAAGGACTTCGAGAAGATCTCGGGCAGGGAGTACGGTCTCTTCGAGACGTATAGGCTCGAGGATGCGGAGGTCGGCATCGTTGTCCTGAACTCCGCGGCGGGCACCACCAAGGATGCCATCGATATGTTCAGGGACAAAGGCGTCAAGGCGGGGCTCCTGAAGCCGAGGCTCTTCAGGCCGTTCCCCTACGAGGAGGTCGGCGAGGCATTGAAGCATCTGAAGGCGGTCTGCGTGCTCGACAGGGCCGACGCCTTCGGCGCTTCCTACGGCCCGCTCTTCATGGAGATCGCGGCGAGCCTTTATCCCTACAAGGAGAGGCCGGTGATGTTCAATAAGGTCTACGGCCTCGGCGGAAGGGACTATCTCCCCGACCAGGCGGAGCTGGTGCTCACCGAGCTTGCCGAGACCCTGAAGACAGGGAAGGTAAAAACGGTTAAAGAATATATAGGAGTGAGGGAATAA
- a CDS encoding 6-carboxyhexanoate--CoA ligase: MWNIRMRASKRAGRKRAPANEVHVSGAEGLYEESELSPAVRRYLQRALQHPRGKPDKVVITIEEVGDSPLRAPLLPVSTASCASPDEARSLIVQMLRSLGITKKAVTNALRVVTAQPVMRGAALVRIRSGARAEPDRQRGVRVSRLGIEKSSLPLLGRRLASARLNTSIVREALTLASKVAAHPDIVAELCISDDPGYTTGYIASKQGGYVRIPHIKKPGDLRGGRIFFIREDTAIAPLIAYLETAPVIVCAGKK, encoded by the coding sequence ATGTGGAACATTCGCATGCGGGCATCGAAGAGGGCCGGAAGGAAAAGAGCCCCGGCCAATGAGGTACACGTCTCCGGCGCCGAGGGGCTCTACGAGGAGTCGGAGCTCTCCCCGGCGGTCCGCCGCTACCTGCAGAGAGCGCTGCAGCATCCGAGAGGAAAGCCTGACAAGGTGGTAATTACCATCGAGGAGGTCGGGGATAGCCCGCTCAGGGCGCCTCTTCTTCCGGTATCGACGGCATCCTGCGCCTCGCCGGATGAGGCGCGCAGCCTCATCGTTCAGATGCTGCGCTCTCTCGGCATTACCAAGAAGGCTGTTACGAACGCGCTGCGGGTAGTTACCGCTCAGCCGGTGATGCGGGGCGCCGCACTGGTACGGATTCGGTCAGGGGCTCGTGCAGAGCCCGACCGGCAGCGCGGGGTCAGGGTCTCCCGCCTCGGTATCGAAAAGAGCTCCCTGCCCCTGCTCGGCCGAAGACTCGCGTCAGCGCGCCTCAACACTTCCATAGTGAGAGAGGCCCTTACGCTCGCATCGAAAGTCGCCGCTCACCCCGACATCGTGGCAGAGCTCTGCATATCCGACGACCCCGGCTACACCACCGGCTATATCGCTTCAAAACAGGGAGGGTATGTGAGAATCCCTCACATAAAAAAGCCGGGCGACCTGCGGGGAGGGCGTATCTTCTTCATTCGTGAGGATACGGCGATAGCCCCTCTCATCGCCTATCTCGAAACCGCGCCCGTTATAGTCTGCGCCGGGAAAAAATAG
- a CDS encoding VOC family protein, translating to MANPFVHIELQTQDPDKAKTFYARLFDWKLEDIPGMDYTMIGVGEGTGGGMMKNPMPGAPSHWLPYILVDDIAASTKKAKSLGAAIAQDVTEITDFGWFSVIIDPTGAAFGLWQGKAGK from the coding sequence ATGGCAAATCCATTCGTGCATATTGAATTGCAGACACAGGACCCGGATAAGGCCAAAACGTTTTACGCAAGATTGTTCGACTGGAAGCTCGAAGACATTCCGGGTATGGACTATACGATGATCGGCGTGGGAGAGGGCACAGGCGGCGGAATGATGAAGAACCCCATGCCGGGTGCTCCGTCCCATTGGCTTCCGTACATTCTGGTGGATGACATTGCAGCCTCAACAAAGAAGGCGAAGTCGCTTGGAGCTGCGATTGCTCAGGATGTTACCGAAATCACGGATTTTGGATGGTTCAGCGTGATTATAGATCCGACCGGAGCAGCCTTCGGACTCTGGCAGGGGAAAGCCGGCAAGTAA
- a CDS encoding potassium/proton antiporter has translation MPGHIPIEYILLGAAVLLLLSIIASKASGRLGVPSLLLFLIVGMLAGSDGPGGIHFNDPYLTQLIGVIALSLILFAGGLDTNWGSVRPVLWQGMALSTAGVFITAVLVGLFAVSVLDFSMLEGLLLGAIVSSTDAAAVFAVLRSKKVSFKGPLKPLLELESGSNDPMAVLLTVGLINLLMRQEGSLLGIIPTGALQLALGAGIGYVMGRGMIALINHIKLEYDGLYPVLSLTFVLLVYGLTATLKGNGFLAVYIAGLVMGNRNFIHKRSLLRFHDGLAWLMQIAMFLTLGLLVFPSRLVHVIGAGLLISAFLMLAARPLGVFLTLLPFRMGFREKAMVSWVGLRGAVPIILATFPLLAGIPKADMLFNIVFFIVLTSALLQGTTIPLFARKLGLDAPLPSIPPSPIECEPTGTMRCDLAEVEVPPASAVAGKQLVDIKLPEGALIVLIGRDGEFFIPGGGTVVNPGDRLLLLADKEVAASVRSLIEADAGTRPPRNG, from the coding sequence TTGCCCGGGCACATCCCCATCGAATATATCTTACTCGGCGCAGCCGTCCTCCTGCTCCTGAGCATTATTGCGAGCAAGGCCTCGGGCAGGCTCGGCGTGCCCTCGCTTCTCCTTTTTCTCATCGTAGGGATGCTCGCCGGTTCCGACGGTCCGGGCGGTATTCATTTTAACGATCCCTATCTCACGCAACTGATCGGCGTAATAGCCCTCTCGCTCATTCTCTTCGCAGGGGGCCTGGATACCAACTGGGGGAGCGTTCGGCCTGTTCTGTGGCAGGGAATGGCCCTTTCCACGGCCGGCGTATTCATTACCGCGGTGCTGGTAGGGCTGTTTGCCGTCTCAGTTCTCGACTTCAGCATGCTCGAAGGTCTGCTCCTCGGCGCCATCGTTTCGTCCACCGATGCCGCGGCTGTTTTTGCTGTGCTGAGATCCAAAAAGGTGAGCTTCAAAGGACCGTTGAAGCCGCTGCTCGAGCTCGAATCCGGGAGCAACGATCCTATGGCGGTCCTCCTGACCGTAGGTCTCATAAATCTGCTCATGCGGCAGGAAGGCTCCCTTTTAGGCATTATTCCTACGGGCGCTCTTCAGCTGGCGCTCGGGGCCGGCATAGGCTATGTCATGGGCAGGGGGATGATCGCCTTGATCAACCACATCAAGCTTGAGTACGACGGCCTTTATCCGGTGCTGAGCCTGACCTTCGTGCTCCTCGTCTACGGCTTGACTGCGACGCTGAAGGGCAACGGCTTCCTCGCCGTCTATATCGCCGGACTCGTAATGGGGAACCGGAATTTCATCCATAAAAGGAGCCTTCTGAGATTCCACGACGGCCTCGCCTGGCTCATGCAGATAGCCATGTTCCTTACCCTCGGTCTCCTGGTCTTTCCCTCACGCCTCGTTCACGTCATCGGTGCAGGCCTGCTCATCTCAGCGTTCTTGATGCTCGCTGCCCGTCCCCTCGGGGTCTTTCTTACCCTGCTCCCTTTTCGGATGGGCTTCAGGGAGAAGGCCATGGTCTCCTGGGTCGGGCTGCGCGGGGCCGTACCGATCATCCTGGCCACGTTCCCCCTCCTGGCGGGCATTCCCAAGGCCGATATGCTCTTCAATATCGTCTTTTTTATCGTGCTCACGTCCGCGCTGCTCCAGGGCACCACCATTCCCCTGTTCGCCCGGAAGCTCGGTCTCGATGCTCCCCTGCCCTCGATTCCCCCCTCGCCGATCGAGTGCGAGCCTACAGGAACGATGCGCTGCGATCTTGCCGAGGTCGAAGTGCCCCCTGCTTCAGCAGTAGCCGGCAAGCAGCTGGTCGATATCAAGCTGCCCGAAGGGGCGCTGATCGTGCTCATCGGCCGGGACGGCGAATTCTTCATTCCCGGAGGCGGGACAGTGGTCAACCCGGGCGACAGGCTGCTCCTGCTTGCGGACAAGGAGGTCGCGGCGAGCGTGCGCTCCCTGATCGAGGCGGATGCGGGTACGCGACCTCCGAGAAACGGGTAA
- a CDS encoding diacylglycerol kinase family protein has product MERAYRQIVVIGNPVAGGGALEKVRRAVRLLNDRGCDVELLLTEKRGDAVSFARRAAARHSRDNPLLVIAAGGDGTYNEVANGLVFSEAPMAILPLGTTSVLAYELSIPHDLESALDIALTGTPVSVHLGRITLPGRSASRYFLLMAGAGFDGEVVMRVNEKLKKLSGRGAYILSGLKVLLGYRPAPITVRNRDRSLLGYTAIVGKAACYGGKLQIAKDARLTDPHLYVFVTHKRGRLSLIRYVLGILRGVHLGFKDTAYFKTDRVEIDGTTPIQVDGDYVGHAPATIEIAADALRLVMRSGLNKGP; this is encoded by the coding sequence ATGGAAAGAGCATACAGGCAGATCGTGGTCATCGGCAATCCCGTTGCCGGCGGCGGCGCACTCGAGAAGGTCCGCAGGGCGGTACGCCTGCTCAACGACCGCGGCTGCGATGTCGAGCTGCTGCTTACCGAAAAGCGGGGCGATGCCGTGTCCTTCGCCCGCCGCGCCGCAGCCCGCCACTCCCGCGACAACCCGCTCCTGGTGATTGCCGCAGGCGGTGACGGCACCTACAACGAAGTGGCGAACGGCCTCGTCTTTTCGGAAGCGCCCATGGCGATACTCCCGCTCGGGACGACCTCGGTGCTCGCCTATGAGCTGTCGATCCCCCATGACCTCGAGAGCGCCCTCGACATCGCCCTCACCGGGACCCCGGTGAGCGTTCATCTCGGCAGGATTACGCTCCCCGGACGGTCAGCCTCCCGCTACTTCCTCCTGATGGCAGGTGCTGGGTTCGACGGTGAAGTAGTGATGAGGGTGAACGAAAAGCTGAAGAAGCTCTCGGGCAGGGGCGCCTATATACTGAGCGGCCTCAAAGTGCTCCTCGGGTACAGGCCGGCGCCGATCACCGTAAGAAACAGGGACCGCTCCCTGCTGGGCTATACGGCGATCGTCGGCAAGGCTGCGTGCTACGGAGGGAAGCTGCAGATCGCCAAAGACGCCCGTCTTACCGATCCGCACCTCTATGTCTTCGTAACGCACAAGCGGGGCAGGCTCTCTCTGATACGCTATGTGCTGGGCATTCTCAGGGGCGTGCACCTCGGCTTCAAGGATACCGCCTATTTCAAGACCGACCGGGTCGAGATCGACGGCACCACCCCTATACAGGTCGACGGCGACTATGTCGGCCATGCCCCTGCAACCATAGAGATAGCAGCCGACGCGTTACGCCTTGTCATGAGGAGCGGCCTCAATAAAGGCCCATAA
- a CDS encoding thiamine pyrophosphate-dependent enzyme, with product MATPLSLKELSKKEVLLTGGHRMCAGCGAPIVVKMVLLAAEQPVVAANATGCLEVSTCISEFTAWKIPWIHNAFENAAATASGVETMYRSLKKQGKIDKDIKFIAFGGDGGTYDIGFQSLSGAMERGHDLLYICYDNGAYMNTGIQRSSATPFGADTTTCPAGSAIPGKLQHRKDLTKIMAAHGIPYVAQASPSHWQDLMKKVKKALATPGPKFMNIIAPCNRGWRSRNDDAIQLSRLAVETCYWPLFEIENGVTTISVKPKEKKPLVEFLKPQGRFKHLFGPENEHLLNEAQAQVDAYWDRLLREEAFSASLGSKEAEEKIA from the coding sequence ATGGCGACACCATTGAGTCTGAAAGAGCTTTCGAAGAAAGAAGTATTGCTGACCGGAGGCCATCGTATGTGCGCCGGCTGCGGCGCTCCGATCGTGGTCAAGATGGTGCTGCTCGCTGCCGAACAGCCCGTGGTCGCAGCCAATGCGACGGGCTGCCTCGAAGTCTCGACCTGCATCTCCGAGTTCACGGCATGGAAGATTCCCTGGATCCATAACGCCTTCGAGAACGCAGCGGCGACCGCTTCGGGAGTCGAGACCATGTACCGCTCCCTCAAGAAGCAGGGCAAGATCGACAAGGACATCAAGTTCATCGCTTTCGGCGGCGACGGCGGCACCTACGACATCGGGTTCCAGAGCCTCTCGGGAGCGATGGAGCGCGGCCATGACCTGCTCTACATCTGCTACGACAACGGCGCGTACATGAACACCGGTATCCAGCGTTCGAGCGCAACGCCCTTCGGCGCCGATACCACGACCTGCCCGGCGGGAAGCGCGATCCCGGGAAAGCTGCAGCACCGGAAAGATCTCACCAAGATCATGGCTGCCCACGGCATCCCCTATGTCGCCCAGGCGTCGCCGAGCCATTGGCAGGACCTTATGAAGAAGGTGAAGAAGGCCCTCGCAACGCCGGGTCCGAAGTTCATGAATATCATCGCTCCCTGCAACAGGGGCTGGAGGTCGAGGAACGACGACGCCATCCAGTTGAGCAGGCTCGCGGTCGAGACCTGCTACTGGCCGCTCTTCGAGATCGAGAACGGCGTGACCACGATCTCGGTGAAGCCGAAAGAGAAGAAGCCCCTCGTCGAGTTCCTGAAACCCCAGGGCAGGTTCAAGCACCTCTTCGGCCCTGAAAACGAGCACCTCCTGAACGAGGCACAGGCGCAGGTCGACGCCTACTGGGACCGCCTGCTCAGGGAGGAGGCCTTCAGCGCATCGCTGGGGTCGAAAGAGGCGGAAGAGAAAATAGCGTAA
- a CDS encoding cation:proton antiporter has translation MELEFLKSLVIIFAVSALVVFALGRFRIPSIVGFLIAGVILGPHGFGFINDVREVEIFAEIGVILLMFTIGLEFSLRNLLMLRSAVIGGGLLQVLLTIALVTVISYLFFQQQLNAAVFDGFLVALSSTAIAIKLLMDRAEINAPHGRMSVGILIFQDLCVVPFMLLIPVLAGSGGGLADIVLSMLKALLVIGMVLLSARWGVPHLLHEIVKTRSRELFVITIILLCIGTAFLTFELGLSLALGAFLAGIVISESEYAAQAIADILPFKESFTGLFFISIGMLVDTGFVADNFTVVLSIVVIILLLKFTTAFAAASATGQSMRSSIQSGVYLAQIGEFSFVLAVAGRAQGLITEALYQVFLSASVLTMLLTPFMVASAPSALSWLASKRLFKKLDRALRRTERQESPARKREHVIVVGFGVNGRNLARVLRESGIPYVILEMNANTVQRMKKRGEPIYYGDGTSLEILHKLGIHTARVLVVAISDAAATRRIVQIARHENPRLHLIVRTRYVTEVEDLEKLGADEVIPEEFETSVEVFSRVLHYYHVPRNIISEQIENVRKDSYKFLRTMELAPRRLAERQDMLKEIETETYLLKEGSPAAGRSIGELRFRSATGCTIIAVQRDGSIHQNPAPDFVLQQGDTVLLIGKREDIDRAIASLDAGTIPPARD, from the coding sequence ATGGAGCTTGAATTCCTGAAATCTCTCGTCATCATCTTTGCGGTCTCAGCGCTCGTGGTCTTTGCGCTGGGGCGCTTCAGGATTCCCTCCATCGTCGGCTTCCTGATCGCCGGGGTCATACTGGGGCCGCACGGGTTCGGGTTCATCAACGACGTCCGCGAGGTCGAGATCTTCGCCGAGATCGGCGTCATCCTGCTCATGTTCACGATCGGGCTCGAGTTCTCCCTCAGGAATCTTCTCATGCTCCGCTCAGCGGTTATAGGAGGCGGCCTGCTCCAGGTGCTCCTGACCATAGCCCTGGTGACCGTCATCAGCTATCTCTTTTTCCAGCAGCAGCTGAATGCAGCGGTCTTCGACGGTTTCCTCGTGGCGCTGAGCAGCACCGCAATAGCGATCAAGCTGCTCATGGACAGGGCCGAGATCAACGCTCCCCACGGCCGGATGTCGGTGGGCATTCTCATCTTTCAGGACCTCTGCGTGGTGCCGTTCATGCTCCTCATCCCGGTGCTCGCGGGGAGCGGGGGCGGGCTCGCCGACATCGTCCTGAGCATGCTCAAGGCGCTCCTCGTCATCGGCATGGTGCTTCTCTCGGCGCGATGGGGGGTTCCGCACCTGCTCCACGAGATCGTGAAGACGAGGAGCCGGGAGCTCTTCGTCATCACCATCATCCTGCTCTGCATCGGCACCGCCTTCCTCACCTTCGAGCTGGGGCTCTCCCTCGCCCTCGGCGCCTTCCTTGCCGGCATCGTCATCTCGGAGTCGGAATACGCTGCCCAGGCGATCGCGGATATCCTGCCCTTCAAAGAGAGCTTTACCGGGCTCTTCTTCATCTCGATCGGCATGCTCGTGGATACCGGCTTCGTCGCGGACAATTTCACCGTCGTCCTGAGTATCGTCGTTATAATTCTCCTCCTGAAATTCACCACCGCCTTTGCCGCTGCATCCGCCACCGGCCAATCGATGAGGAGCTCGATCCAGAGCGGCGTCTATCTCGCGCAGATCGGGGAGTTCTCCTTCGTCCTCGCCGTGGCAGGCCGGGCCCAGGGGCTCATTACCGAGGCTCTCTACCAGGTATTCCTGTCGGCCTCGGTGCTCACCATGCTTTTGACGCCGTTCATGGTCGCCTCCGCCCCCTCCGCCTTATCCTGGCTCGCTTCGAAGCGCCTCTTCAAGAAGCTCGACAGGGCGCTCCGGAGAACGGAGCGGCAGGAGTCCCCGGCACGGAAGAGAGAGCACGTCATCGTCGTCGGGTTCGGGGTGAACGGCAGGAATCTCGCCAGGGTGCTGCGGGAATCGGGGATCCCGTACGTGATCCTCGAGATGAACGCAAATACGGTGCAGAGGATGAAAAAGAGAGGAGAGCCTATTTACTACGGCGACGGCACCTCCCTCGAGATCCTCCATAAACTCGGCATCCATACGGCAAGGGTGCTGGTGGTCGCCATATCCGATGCCGCGGCAACACGGAGGATCGTCCAGATCGCGCGCCACGAAAATCCCCGCCTGCACCTCATCGTCAGGACCCGTTATGTCACCGAAGTGGAGGACCTGGAAAAGCTCGGCGCCGATGAGGTCATCCCGGAGGAGTTCGAGACCTCCGTAGAGGTCTTCTCGAGGGTCCTTCATTACTATCACGTGCCGAGGAACATCATCTCCGAACAGATCGAGAACGTCAGGAAAGACAGCTACAAGTTCCTCCGGACGATGGAGCTGGCTCCCCGGCGGCTGGCGGAGCGGCAGGACATGCTGAAGGAGATAGAGACCGAAACCTACCTGCTAAAGGAAGGCTCCCCGGCGGCCGGCCGTTCGATCGGGGAGCTCCGGTTCCGCTCGGCAACGGGCTGCACGATCATCGCCGTACAGAGGGACGGGAGCATCCATCAAAACCCCGCGCCCGACTTCGTGCTCCAGCAAGGAGATACCGTGCTGCTCATCGGCAAACGGGAGGACATCGACCGCGCCATCGCCTCCCTCGATGCCGGGACCATTCCACCCGCAAGGGATTAA